The following are encoded in a window of Hemiscyllium ocellatum isolate sHemOce1 chromosome 35, sHemOce1.pat.X.cur, whole genome shotgun sequence genomic DNA:
- the LOC132832863 gene encoding zinc finger protein 271-like, with amino-acid sequence MSLIPIGERLLKCEVCEAGSRSLADKVYFVRQTINTNSYMEEKPFKCEVCDKSFMTSTRLLTHQMIHTGDKPFRCEVCEKAFTHSSHLLRHQRIHTGQKPFTCDVCEKSFSILSNLRVHQRTHTGEKPFSCEVCDKSFSDSSSLRRHQRVHTGERPFACEVCDKSFSSSSHLHGHQRTHTGEKPFTCEICDKSFSDSSSLRRHQRIHTGEKPFLCDVCETSFLYSSNLRVHQRIHTGEKPFLCKLCDKSFSTSSLLRIHHRVHTGEKPFKCEVCDKLFSRSSNLLVHQRLHTGEKPFKCEVCEKSFSRSSHLLLHWRIHTQE; translated from the coding sequence ATGAGCCTCATTCCTATTGGTGAGAGGCTGCTcaagtgtgaggtgtgtgaggcgGGCTCCAGAAGTTTAGCAGATAAGGTGTATTTTGTTAGACAAACTATTAACacaaacagctacatggaagagaaACCATTCAAGTGTGAGGTTTGTGATAAATCTTTCATGACCTCCACAAGGCTCCTGACACATCAGATGATTCACACTGGGGACAAACCCTTCAGGTGTGAGGTTTGTGAGAAGGCTTTCACTCACTCCTCCCATCTTCTGAGGCACCAGAGAATTCATACAGGGCAGAAACCATTCACATGTGATGTGTGTGAAAAATCATTCTCAATCTTATCAAATCTTCGTGTACACCAACGCACTCATaccggggagaagccattctcatgtgaggtgtgtgacaaGTCATTCTCAGACTCATCGAGTCTCCGCAGACACCAACGggttcacacaggggagagaccattcgcttgtgaggtgtgtgacaaatcTTTCTCATCATCATCGCACCTCCATGGACACCAACGcactcacactggggagaagccattcacatGCGAGAtctgtgacaaatcattctcagaTTCATCGAGTCTCCGGAGACACCAACGTAtccacacaggagagaaaccGTTCTTGTGTGACGTGTGTGAGACATCATTCTTGTATTCATCGAATCTCCGTGTGCATCAGCGTATTCACACAGGTGAGAAACCATTCCTGTGCAAGTTATGTGATAAATCATTCTCAACATCGTCACTTCTCCGCATACACCATCGTGTTCAtactggggagaaaccattcaagtgtgaggtgtgtgacaaatTATTCTCAAGGTCTTCCAACCTTCTGGTTCATCAGAGGCTCCACACAGGAGAAAAACCTTTcaagtgtgaggtgtgtgagaaatcattctCAAGGTCATCGCATCTCTTGCTCCATTGGAGAATTCACACACAGGAATAG